In Lineus longissimus chromosome 9, tnLinLong1.2, whole genome shotgun sequence, one genomic interval encodes:
- the LOC135493564 gene encoding steroid receptor RNA activator 1-like encodes MAETRPGNHERGWNDPPVILHNPSAENRTPKKNLLNKRVAYPAGSSGSGTVNQSPGPGPGSNNASTPPTAPTPGTVTSPGLPQSSPAPPKPAVFSPASNSTSISTPKLPANSNIGDEVEKLGTVLEKLEEIQIQLKPRVQADIKKRLTIFQEFWKDGKISSHVKLKMMALAQALEARNCDEAHTIHLGLMLDYTNEVGQWMVGIKKLIYETRSLPKPVVEQETVGCVDVNGDATNNSNSESVNSKSNAESSIQNPTTLISNPETAVSKMEDVTLNSEVEISNLESVSSMTENPEDKISADSERCSEKVESDLPECDRVSRSTSESTESGIGF; translated from the exons ATGGCAGAAACCAGACCTG GAAACCATGAGAGGGGCTGGAATGACCCACCTGTAATCTTACACAACCCATCAGCTGAAAACAGGACTCCAAAGAAAAATTTATTGAACAAGCGAGTCGCCTATCCTGCTGGCAGTAGTGGAAGTGGAACTGTGAATCAATCACCTG gacCAGGACCAGGCTCTAACAATGCTAGTACACCTCCCACTGCTCCTACTCCTGGTACAGTCACATCACCTGGACTGCCTCAGTCATCACCAGCCCCACCAAAACCTGCTGTATTCTCGCCAGCATCCAACAGTACCAGCATTTCCACGCCAAAACTGCCAGCAAACAGCAATATTGGGGATGAAGTAGAAAAGCTGGGAACAGTTTTGGAGAAATTGGAGGAGATTCAAATTCAGTTAAAA CCAAGAGTGCAAGCGGATATAAAAAAAAGATTGACCATATTCCAGGAGTTTTGGAAAGATGGGAAAATTTCAAGTCATGTAAAATTAAAGATGATGGCTCTTGCACAAG CTTTAGAAGCTAGAAACTGTGATGAGGCTCACACCATCCATCTTGGTTTGATGCTGGATTATACTAATGAAGTCGGACAGTGGATGGTTGGAATAAAAAAGCTGATATACGAAACCAGAAGTCTTCCTAAACCTGTGGTTGAACAGGAAACTGTGGGATGTGTTGATGTAAACGGAGATGCTACTAACAATTCAAACTCAGAGTCTGTTAACTCAAAGTCAAATGCTGAATCTTCAATCCAAAATCCTACAACTTTAATCTCAAACCCTGAAACTGCTGTTTCAAAAATGGAGGATGTGACCTTGAACTCTGAGGTTGAAATCTCAAATCTTGAATCTGTTTCCTCTATGACTGAAAATCCGGAGGACAAAATTTCAGCAGATTCGGAAAGATGTTCTGAAAAAGTGGAGAGTGATCTGCCTGAATGTGACCGAGTTTCAAGAAGTACTTCTGAAAGCACAGAATCAGGCATAGGATTTTGA